GTATAGCCGGGGATTTCGATTGTGCCGGTTTTCTCCCAGAAGACCCATCCCGGACTATTTGGGTCGCTGTACTTTTCAATCCAGTTTTCTGCTTCATAAACAAAACCGGACTCGAAATACATATGCAGTTCGTGAACGGTCTTTTTCGCTTTTTCTAAGTCTTCCTTCTTCACACCCTTAAACAGTTCAGCTTGTACTTTTTCTACCATATCCTTGTCAGGCAAGGGAACATCAGACTTATGGAGGTTTGCTTTGCTGATAACAACGTCCGGCGTTTTCACAGATGAAGCTGTCTTATATGCAGTATCCTGAACTTGATTACTTGTTGCTGGATTAATCCAAAGCTTAGAAAAAATCAAGCAACCGCAACCAATGAGCGCAACTATCACCACCGAAATAATGATTTCATGCCGATATTTCGTTTTTAGTCACCCCCGGTTATCCAAATGAACTAATAATAACAGCATGAGTAACATCAGGATACAGCTTACATACTTATAAATAACGCTTTAACTCCGACCACGCCATCAATTTCTCTTCAAATGGCCTTGCCAGAGCTCTGCTTGTGCTCGGCATTGTTATAAATTCAATATTTGGGGCAATTTTAACAAGTTTATTCCAGAGCCTTTCGGCCCTTTTACCGTTGAATGCAACCACTTTTATATGAGGATACTGCTTAAAGATAGTAGAAAAATCGTTAACAACGGCATTACTAATATCACCGTCAAGACTGCCTGCTCTAGTACAGCTTGCCAGGACATCCCATAAGGCAATTTTAGACTCCAATAATTGAGCGACTTTTTGCTGGTATTCAAACGGCATGGGTTTCTCCAAAACAGAGAAGATAATAGACCAAAACTGGTTTCTCGAATCGGCATAGTACTGCTTTTGCTCAAGAGACTTTTTTCCCGGCATTGTACCAACGATAAGTATTTTTGAAGTTGGGTTGATTACTGGAGGTAAACCTTCTTGTCTCATAGCTGCGTTCTCCCTAAATATTTTCGGAGTAACATAAAGGGATATTACATTTTATGTAAAACCGCATTGTAATCGAATGGATTTTATTTTGTAATGGAATATCCCGCCTGGTGCTTTAACTTCTATCACATCGCCGACTTTCCTTAGCAATAAAGATTTGCCAACCGGAGATAAATATGATATATCTCCGTCTTTCACACTGCCCCGAAAGGGGGTAATTATCCGATATTTATGAGTTTCTTTGTCGGATAAGTTTTGTATTTCTACTTCACTGCCGATAGTCACAAAGGGAAGTTTATTCCCTGCTTTTGATGACTTCTTAACTTTTCTGATGAGTTCGTCAACCTGTTTGATATAGTTTTCAAGAAGGATTTCAAATTCATCCCGTTCTTTTGACGGCCTTGGAAAAAATTCATCAAGAAGCTTATTTTTGCCTTCCTCGATTTCTACCAAGTGTTTAACTAGGCATTCAAATGCTGGCTCTGACAGTACAACTTTGGCCAATTTAATTCCCTCCACTATTCGAACCATTAAATGGTAAACCCCTAAATAAAACGGAAGGGCGCTTCGCTGAACAGCGAAACACCCGTTATTGTTAACTTATCACAACATACAATGATTGTCAATACTGCATCATCTTGCCATTTAATGCAACGGGTTATAGTTTCTGGTAATTTTACTACCTGCCTTAAAGAAAAGTTGCTTATGCCCTCCGGAGTATAAATATATTGACGAAAAAAGTTCCCTAGGGCATAGAGTCGTATAATTGGTTGTAATTTGAGAAAAAGCAAGAGTAAAGCGAGAGTGCCGCTGTTTTGATTAGGCGGCACTCTCATTTCCTTCTTTTCCCGAAGTCTCTTCCTTTTTTCTTTCTACTCTGTAACGGGCAATTTCCTCTTCCACTTTAGCGATTTTTTCCCTGTAAAACTCAATCCGCAGTTTCTGCTCTGCCAGCTTCAATTCCAGCTTATCAATTGTTAACTGGTCGGCTCCAGCCTGCATTGCTTCAGTGTACTCTACTGCGTACTTATCCTGCATCTGCACCGCATAAGAAAGGTTAGCGCGGTAAGTCGCCCGTCTCTTCTGCAGCACCTGCAGTTTAAGGTCTTGTTCCTTACCCTCTGCGGAAACAGTAAACTCAACCTTCATTTTTTCCGTCTCCTCTTTCTTAGATTTTTGGACTGTTTGATTATTACCCGCCATTTTACTCATCCTCCTTTTTTACCGCTCGTTCCAAAATTTTCTTCAGCCGAGATAGAGCAGTGTCCACATCCCCGCCGGAATTCTTAAAGTGGCTGTAGACGCAACCCAACTCATAAACCAGAGAAGCTGGAGCCTCTTTTACGAGCATCTCCAGCTTCCGTTCCGCGACCTTTATACAGTTGCCTTGTTCCGGGAAGTCTCCGCTTTGTTCCAAACAGCGGATGATTTCCCGCACTTTCTTTTTGGCTTCTCTCTTGTTCAACGGCATCAACTCCTTATCTGTTAAATATTTCCATCTGCTTAATTATATTATAATGTACATCTATGTAAATTTAAAGAGGGAACCAAAATTTTGTCAAAATTTGTCTTTTTCTTTTTTTCGTACACTCTTTGGGCAAAGGTCAAAAATTTTGAGCTTCTTATTGAAAGTTGCTGAGGTCAAATGTATAATATTACCATAGGCAGAGGAGGTTTTAAGAATGAAGAAGTGGAGGGTTGATTTTAACGAGTCTCTTCATCCCGAACCTTGGCGGGATTTTTACGCCCGCTATTTTCCTGAACTGGACAGGATGGACATAAAAGAGGACGGCTTCACCGTCCAGTCCCTAAAGTGCTTAAACCACGACGACAGGAAGCCTTCCGCGACGGTCAACGTCAAGTCGGGCTTTTACGTCTGCCATGTATGCGGGAGCTTTTCGCCGTACCGCTTTTTAGTTGAAATTGCAGGCATTGCGCCGGAAGACGCGAGCTATTTCATAAACGACTACCTCCGCGAGCTTTACGTAAAAGACGAACGGACAGGAAGATACATACACGCGTTCCCCCACTA
The sequence above is drawn from the Syntrophothermus lipocalidus DSM 12680 genome and encodes:
- a CDS encoding DNA-deoxyinosine glycosylase, which encodes MRQEGLPPVINPTSKILIVGTMPGKKSLEQKQYYADSRNQFWSIIFSVLEKPMPFEYQQKVAQLLESKIALWDVLASCTRAGSLDGDISNAVVNDFSTIFKQYPHIKVVAFNGKRAERLWNKLVKIAPNIEFITMPSTSRALARPFEEKLMAWSELKRYL
- a CDS encoding GreA/GreB family elongation factor; its protein translation is MAKVVLSEPAFECLVKHLVEIEEGKNKLLDEFFPRPSKERDEFEILLENYIKQVDELIRKVKKSSKAGNKLPFVTIGSEVEIQNLSDKETHKYRIITPFRGSVKDGDISYLSPVGKSLLLRKVGDVIEVKAPGGIFHYKIKSIRLQCGFT
- a CDS encoding LuxR family transcriptional regulator gives rise to the protein MPLNKREAKKKVREIIRCLEQSGDFPEQGNCIKVAERKLEMLVKEAPASLVYELGCVYSHFKNSGGDVDTALSRLKKILERAVKKEDE